A segment of the Symmachiella macrocystis genome:
GATGCTTTTGATTTCAACGGCGTCATTGGGATTGGGTTTGCCGCCGGCAGCAGCGATATCCCCGCCGGCGTTGTGCACGAGAATATCAATCGTCCCCAGCTGTTGCGATACGGTTTCGACGACACGAGCGACATCGGCTTCTTGGGTCAAATCGCCCAACACGGACAGCGACCGCACGCCATGTGTCTCCCCGACGGCGGCTGCGGTATCGGTCAGCGTGGTCCCCTCGCCATATTCCGCCGGACCATGTTCGCGCATGCCGTGAATACCGACAGCACAACCCAGAGAGGCGAGTTGCTCGGCGAACGCACGGCCTAAGCCACGTCCGCCACCGGTGATTAACGCAGTTTGTCCGTGGAGCAGTTTGGGGGAAGGATCGGGCATTAAAGTTTATTTTCGTTATCGTGACCCCACGCCCAAACCATGGCTGTGGGGAAGGTAAAACATGGAACAAAAACACGAGGCGGACGTGAGCCGTCGGTTATTTTCCTTTACGGACGTCGGGAACAGTGCGGATATTTTTGTGATCGATGCCATCCAGCATCAAGTTTGAGATCACCGGGCCATCGTCTTTCATCGTGACCCACACCACATGATCGAAGCGGCCTTGGTCCTTGCCGCTGAGATTCGAACCGCCACCAGTGGTGGCCAACATGTAATAATCACGTCCTCGACGAACCGATTTCGCATAATTGTGTTTGTGTCCGGAAAACACCGTATAGGGTCGATCGCCCAATGCGTCTTCGATCGGCGCCCAACCGCTGGCCTCTAAATCGGCATTGACGTAGGTCCATGTCGGCTTATGCAACAGCACGATGGTCCAGCGGGCATCTTTGTTTTCAGCAAGCACCGCTTGAGCCCACTCTTGTTGGTCCTGGCTGAAGTGAAATGATCCCTTGCGCGGCGGGTCTTCGCTATTGAGGCAGAGAAACAGTACGTCGTGGTAGCGAAAACTATAATAGGACCGGCCGAATTTGCGATTCCATTCCTCGAACATCGGCATGTTGCTGATGTCGTGGTTGCCGGGCAAGTAAAAGAACGGCATGTCTAACCGCTCCACATTGCTTTGAAATTCCGACCACTCCAGTGCCCACCGTCCGGGATCCTCTGTACCTCCCTCGATCAAGTCACCGACGGAAACCACAAATTCAGGCTGCAGCAGATTCAACTTGTCGATTGCCCCTCTAAAGACTCCCGGACGATGCCCGCCGGTCCGGTCTGTGACGATCGCAAATTGAAAGTTCTTGGGGTCGTTGTTCAATTGCAGATCGGTCCACGGGTTCTTGGCCTCGACGGCGATTTGCAATTCGGGTTCTGCGGACTCCTGCGCCGGTTGCGTGGCACCGGTCGCCGAATAGAGCGCTGCCAAGCCCAAAATTAACAATGCGGCGCTGCTGGTAACGAGAGATTTCATTCTGGGAGGATCCTTAGCTGGGGAGTAGGCTCGAGGCTTGAGGGGACAGGCGTGAGGGTTGGAGGTTGGAGATCAATAAAAAATGGGGAGGCCGCGCGCTGGACCTAGTATTGACTTTACCGGTTGGCCAGACGGGTTTCAATTGTGGGCTGAATGTGGGTGAAGGAAACGTGAACGTCCGCCCGCTGAAATCGTCAGCCTGTTTTCAATTAACGTGTTAAACATGCACCTGCATCCGTCGCTCTTGCCGTGGCAATTTTCACCCAGGATGGAAAAATCATTTCCGCAAAAACCCCACCATAGTCGGGCGCAGTCGCG
Coding sequences within it:
- a CDS encoding metallophosphoesterase family protein, with the protein product MKSLVTSSAALLILGLAALYSATGATQPAQESAEPELQIAVEAKNPWTDLQLNNDPKNFQFAIVTDRTGGHRPGVFRGAIDKLNLLQPEFVVSVGDLIEGGTEDPGRWALEWSEFQSNVERLDMPFFYLPGNHDISNMPMFEEWNRKFGRSYYSFRYHDVLFLCLNSEDPPRKGSFHFSQDQQEWAQAVLAENKDARWTIVLLHKPTWTYVNADLEASGWAPIEDALGDRPYTVFSGHKHNYAKSVRRGRDYYMLATTGGGSNLSGKDQGRFDHVVWVTMKDDGPVISNLMLDGIDHKNIRTVPDVRKGK